The Achromobacter pestifer genome includes a region encoding these proteins:
- a CDS encoding collagen-like triple helix repeat-containing protein: MSGLLETTLGSTGAALDSTLPLNLDSTLGGVGKALDPTIKPVADTIVGLTQQLGATTGLGQPTDGVVKQVGGLVSDLGTSVKGTGLPGGLGTGVGGLVDGLGKTVASTGGLLNANPNNPNPLTTVLGNATGAVGALTGALSGQGGLLQPLTQVVGGLTGEALSGPALGLLEPSLGNTGQAVDNVLPLGLQPVLGGVGHALDSTASPLVAKVTGLTQQVGDGAKLGAPVAGLLSSLGGTVTNLGSALPGNATGLNDVVRNLGGALNTAGGVLHASPSNPNPLGSTLHNATAAVASLTGTLGLGGVTGGLTGGAGGTGGLLAPVTGLLGNVTGAVGGATGGANGGLLAPVTGLLGNVTGAVGGATGGANGGVLAPVTGLLGGVAGAVGGATGGANGGVLAPVTGLLGGVTGAVGGATGGANGGVLAPVTGLLGGVAGAVGGATGGANGGVLAPVTGLLGGVTGAVGGATGGANGGVLAPVTGLLGGVTGAVAGTAGGAAAGAGVSAGTNGGGLLGGLVGGVNVAAGAGAGAGAGASAGAPASSGGSGGTAGGAPNGGLLGGLLGGVTGSLTGGTAAGGSSGGTANGGLLGGVLGGLAGKK; this comes from the coding sequence GTGAGCGGCCTGCTGGAAACCACGCTCGGCAGTACCGGCGCGGCGCTCGACAGCACCCTGCCCCTCAATCTGGACTCGACGCTGGGCGGCGTGGGCAAGGCGCTGGATCCCACGATCAAGCCAGTGGCGGACACCATTGTCGGCCTGACTCAGCAGCTCGGCGCCACGACCGGCTTGGGTCAGCCCACCGACGGCGTCGTCAAGCAGGTGGGCGGCCTGGTCAGCGACCTGGGCACCAGCGTCAAGGGCACGGGGCTGCCCGGTGGCCTGGGCACCGGCGTGGGAGGCCTGGTGGACGGCCTGGGCAAGACCGTGGCCAGCACCGGCGGCCTGTTGAATGCGAACCCGAACAACCCGAACCCTCTGACCACAGTGCTGGGCAATGCCACAGGCGCTGTAGGCGCCCTGACTGGGGCGCTGTCGGGCCAGGGCGGCCTGCTGCAGCCCCTGACCCAGGTGGTCGGCGGCCTGACCGGCGAGGCCTTGAGCGGCCCCGCATTGGGACTGCTGGAACCCTCATTGGGCAATACCGGCCAGGCCGTCGATAACGTGTTGCCGCTGGGCCTGCAACCCGTACTGGGCGGCGTAGGCCACGCACTCGATTCAACCGCCAGTCCGCTGGTCGCCAAGGTTACCGGTCTGACGCAGCAAGTGGGCGATGGCGCCAAGTTGGGCGCGCCGGTGGCGGGGCTGCTGAGCAGCCTGGGCGGCACCGTCACCAATCTGGGCAGCGCCTTGCCGGGAAATGCGACCGGGCTTAACGATGTCGTGCGGAACCTGGGCGGCGCGCTCAACACTGCGGGCGGCGTGCTCCATGCCTCGCCGTCCAATCCCAACCCCTTGGGCTCGACACTGCACAACGCCACGGCCGCCGTGGCCTCGCTCACCGGCACCCTGGGCCTGGGCGGAGTAACCGGCGGCCTGACGGGCGGCGCGGGCGGTACGGGCGGACTGCTGGCGCCGGTGACGGGCCTGCTCGGCAACGTAACCGGAGCCGTAGGCGGCGCAACCGGTGGCGCCAATGGCGGACTGCTGGCGCCGGTGACGGGCCTGCTCGGCAACGTGACCGGAGCCGTGGGCGGCGCAACCGGCGGCGCCAATGGCGGAGTGTTGGCTCCGGTCACGGGCCTGCTCGGCGGAGTGGCCGGAGCCGTAGGCGGCGCAACCGGCGGCGCCAATGGCGGAGTGCTGGCGCCGGTCACGGGCCTGCTCGGCGGAGTGACCGGAGCCGTGGGCGGCGCAACCGGCGGCGCCAATGGCGGAGTGTTGGCGCCGGTCACGGGCCTGCTCGGCGGAGTGGCCGGAGCCGTAGGCGGCGCAACCGGCGGCGCCAATGGCGGAGTGCTGGCGCCGGTCACGGGCCTGCTCGGCGGAGTGACCGGAGCCGTGGGCGGCGCAACCGGCGGCGCAAATGGCGGAGTGCTGGCGCCGGTCACGGGCCTGCTCGGCGGAGTGACCGGAGCCGTGGCTGGCACTGCCGGCGGCGCTGCGGCGGGCGCAGGCGTCTCGGCCGGCACAAACGGCGGCGGCCTGCTGGGCGGGCTGGTGGGCGGTGTGAACGTCGCGGCCGGCGCCGGAGCGGGCGCGGGTGCCGGCGCTTCCGCTGGCGCACCCGCCAGTTCGGGAGGATCGGGCGGCACAGCCGGCGGCGCGCCCAACGGCGGATTGCTCGGCGGGCTGCTGGGCGGTGTGACGGGCAGTCTGACGGGCGGCACGGCGGCGGGTGGCTCTTCCGGAGGGACCGCCAACGGCGGCCTGCTGGGCGGAGTGCTTGGCGGCCTGGCCGGCAAGAAGTGA
- a CDS encoding ShlB/FhaC/HecB family hemolysin secretion/activation protein, producing MPRLERPPSATQPPPYVQTATPEQLALQARLAQRIVPRNFDVSGVRAIPFEEVSGMLSPLAGKEISLGQLVQEVDKITQLYRDKGFPLSFALVQNQTFANGLVVVTVVEGYIARVRIEGDLGNAQGRLEALAAPMQEERPLKQATLERQLNLMRTVPGVKFTPSLDLPRRADGATELVLAASRQPVSLTGGIADLGTGMQPVVNLATNSLTPLGEQVKLTASVPFNTDDVKYVSGEIRVPLGADGLALKIDGYHYDARPQDDAIEMLGFERRVKNDRIGIGVSYPFLLNNTRSLTGTLGVYAANSKDRYEARNTDRWLQQDAQVRAATAEMRYIQVSETKATDVTLSVAKGFDAAGAKKDISTNYGYSATPLLDLDFTRYNLNARQTFVLPAQIGLVFSGAAQYSSNILPSSEQISYGSWRYAMGYPQGEQSGDKGVGVSAEINRRFGVGWEYLSSVQPYALVDYARTWYNNKDLQTLNQRHLSSVALGLRFTDDKYYLFDFNVAKPVGSATVNDDRNVRFNANYSLFYDAF from the coding sequence ATGCCGCGGCTGGAGCGCCCTCCGTCCGCGACGCAACCCCCGCCCTACGTCCAGACCGCCACGCCGGAGCAACTGGCCTTGCAGGCCAGGCTGGCGCAACGCATCGTGCCGCGCAACTTCGACGTCAGCGGCGTGCGCGCGATTCCGTTCGAGGAAGTATCGGGAATGCTGAGCCCGCTTGCGGGCAAGGAGATCAGCCTGGGCCAACTGGTCCAGGAGGTCGACAAGATCACGCAGCTTTACCGCGACAAGGGCTTTCCGCTTTCCTTCGCGCTGGTGCAGAACCAGACCTTCGCCAACGGCCTGGTAGTGGTGACGGTGGTCGAGGGCTACATCGCCCGCGTGCGGATCGAAGGCGATCTCGGCAATGCGCAAGGCAGGCTTGAGGCGCTGGCCGCGCCCATGCAGGAGGAAAGGCCGCTCAAGCAGGCCACACTGGAACGCCAGCTGAACCTGATGCGCACGGTGCCAGGCGTCAAGTTCACGCCCAGCCTGGACCTGCCCCGCCGCGCCGACGGCGCGACCGAACTGGTGCTGGCAGCCAGCCGCCAACCCGTCAGCCTGACGGGAGGCATCGCGGACCTGGGCACCGGCATGCAGCCCGTGGTGAACCTGGCGACCAACAGCCTGACGCCCTTGGGCGAGCAAGTGAAACTGACCGCCTCGGTGCCCTTCAATACCGATGACGTGAAGTATGTGTCGGGGGAAATCCGCGTGCCGCTTGGCGCCGATGGCTTGGCGCTGAAGATCGACGGCTATCACTACGATGCGCGGCCCCAGGACGACGCGATCGAAATGCTGGGCTTCGAGCGGCGCGTGAAGAACGACCGCATCGGCATCGGCGTGAGCTATCCGTTCCTGTTGAACAACACCCGCTCGCTGACCGGAACCCTGGGCGTCTACGCGGCCAATTCCAAGGACCGGTACGAGGCCCGCAACACCGACCGATGGCTGCAACAGGATGCGCAGGTGCGCGCGGCGACCGCCGAGATGCGCTACATCCAGGTGTCCGAGACCAAGGCCACGGACGTCACTCTGAGCGTGGCCAAGGGTTTTGACGCCGCGGGCGCGAAAAAAGACATCTCGACCAACTACGGCTATTCCGCCACCCCGCTGCTGGACCTGGATTTCACCCGCTACAACCTCAACGCCAGGCAGACCTTCGTGCTGCCCGCCCAGATCGGCCTGGTTTTCTCCGGCGCGGCGCAATACTCCAGCAATATCCTGCCTTCGTCCGAACAGATCTCGTACGGCAGCTGGCGCTACGCCATGGGCTATCCGCAGGGCGAGCAAAGCGGCGACAAGGGCGTGGGCGTGTCGGCGGAGATCAATCGCCGCTTCGGCGTGGGCTGGGAATACCTGTCCAGCGTGCAGCCCTACGCCCTGGTCGACTACGCACGCACTTGGTACAACAACAAGGATCTGCAGACCCTGAATCAGCGGCACCTGTCATCGGTTGCCCTGGGCCTGCGCTTTACCGACGACAAGTACTATCTGTTCGATTTCAACGTCGCCAAGCCGGTGGGATCGGCCACGGTCAACGATGACAGAAACGTGCGCTTCAACGCCAATTACTCCCTGTTCTACGACGCGTTCTAG
- a CDS encoding MHYT domain-containing protein codes for MSPGDVVPLSFNGGLVALSFLIAALGSYVALLAAAGIRAETQDGEIRIGYIVIGAVAMGGVGIWSMHFIGMLAQNLPFEVGYQVGLTILSFVVAAGFSGWAFWYVGRDRFTFLRCLVGGCAAGFGVASMHYVGMSAARMPAVLLWNLPLVVLSVLIAVVAATAALWLAFNTQNERQRIGAAILMAVAVCGMHYTGAAAGAVICAAPNDAIGLHVGGAMLPYIAFALSIVTLLVMRWHLQRASKRFRARTAQRIDSIIESAPGVVTDRFPGATPGPG; via the coding sequence ATGAGCCCGGGAGACGTCGTTCCGCTCTCCTTCAACGGCGGCCTGGTGGCGCTGTCGTTCCTGATTGCGGCGTTGGGTTCATACGTGGCCCTGCTGGCCGCCGCAGGTATCCGCGCGGAAACCCAGGACGGCGAAATCCGCATCGGCTATATCGTCATCGGCGCCGTGGCGATGGGCGGCGTGGGTATCTGGAGCATGCATTTCATCGGCATGCTGGCGCAGAACCTGCCTTTTGAAGTCGGTTATCAGGTTGGCCTGACGATACTCAGCTTCGTGGTTGCCGCAGGGTTTTCCGGCTGGGCGTTCTGGTATGTCGGGCGGGACCGTTTCACTTTTCTTCGCTGCCTGGTCGGCGGCTGCGCTGCGGGGTTCGGCGTGGCTTCCATGCATTATGTGGGCATGAGCGCCGCGCGCATGCCGGCGGTATTGCTCTGGAATCTGCCGCTGGTGGTTTTGTCGGTACTGATCGCCGTCGTCGCGGCTACCGCCGCGCTGTGGCTTGCCTTCAATACCCAGAACGAACGCCAGCGCATTGGCGCGGCCATTTTGATGGCCGTCGCCGTCTGCGGCATGCACTACACCGGCGCGGCCGCGGGCGCGGTCATCTGCGCGGCCCCTAACGACGCCATTGGACTGCATGTCGGCGGCGCCATGCTGCCGTATATCGCTTTTGCGCTGTCGATCGTCACCTTGCTGGTCATGCGCTGGCATTTGCAGCGCGCCTCCAAACGCTTTCGCGCGCGCACGGCGCAGCGCATCGACTCGATCATTGAATCGGCCCCTGGCGTGGTTACGGACAGATTTCCCGGCGCCACGCCGGGGCCGGGTTAG
- a CDS encoding Flp family type IVb pilin yields the protein MKATLAQFWNDEDGITALEYGLIAGMVAVALIVAVGAFTGSLKGMFEELGTKLDNAKTGTSTPPPT from the coding sequence ATGAAAGCAACACTTGCGCAGTTCTGGAATGACGAAGATGGCATCACCGCCCTGGAGTACGGGCTGATCGCGGGAATGGTGGCGGTAGCTCTCATTGTCGCGGTGGGGGCCTTTACCGGGTCCTTGAAAGGCATGTTCGAGGAACTAGGCACCAAGCTGGACAACGCCAAGACCGGCACCAGCACCCCGCCTCCGACCTGA
- a CDS encoding A24 family peptidase encodes MYPGVVLWWLLFACWILALIHADLRYRRVPNRLIVAGLAGQSLWLLAALLAPGWAYPPRWSGWLMALAGFLVAVPFLPLWRRRLMGAGDIKAIAVLGLLLGFAPLLVTLALASVLAGLHGLLYLAVSRVWALSNRARQIPYAAYLGLAACSAVLIPWSSPWYSWCSSWCFTGS; translated from the coding sequence TTGTATCCAGGGGTAGTGCTGTGGTGGCTGTTGTTTGCATGCTGGATTCTGGCGCTGATCCACGCCGATCTGCGCTATCGCCGCGTCCCCAACCGGCTGATCGTCGCGGGACTCGCGGGCCAATCGCTATGGCTGCTGGCGGCCTTGCTGGCGCCCGGCTGGGCCTATCCGCCGCGATGGTCGGGATGGTTGATGGCGCTGGCCGGTTTTCTGGTTGCAGTGCCATTCCTGCCGCTGTGGCGCAGACGCCTCATGGGAGCAGGGGATATCAAGGCCATCGCCGTGCTCGGGCTGCTGCTGGGTTTCGCGCCGCTGTTGGTGACGCTGGCGCTGGCCAGCGTGCTGGCCGGCCTGCATGGCCTGTTGTACCTGGCGGTGTCGCGGGTCTGGGCGCTGAGCAACCGGGCGCGTCAGATTCCCTATGCCGCGTATCTGGGCCTTGCCGCCTGCAGCGCGGTTCTTATTCCGTGGAGTTCGCCCTGGTATTCGTGGTGTTCTTCCTGGTGTTTTACGGGATCCTGA
- a CDS encoding TadE/TadG family type IV pilus assembly protein, which produces MEFALVFVVFFLVFYGILTYSLVVAAQHSVTLAAQDGARKVLQWQAGAASLTARAEAGRDSALYQAEWISAMSAAPVQVAVCGSAGALSSAAGGACSGLPLAQDQIEVYVSYAYGAHPLIPSVPLLQAALMPASSVLSARATVHLGNALGGGG; this is translated from the coding sequence GTGGAGTTCGCCCTGGTATTCGTGGTGTTCTTCCTGGTGTTTTACGGGATCCTGACGTACTCGCTGGTGGTCGCTGCCCAGCATTCCGTGACGCTGGCCGCGCAGGACGGCGCGCGCAAGGTCCTGCAGTGGCAGGCCGGCGCCGCGTCGTTGACCGCAAGGGCCGAGGCCGGACGCGATTCGGCGCTGTATCAGGCGGAATGGATCAGCGCCATGTCCGCGGCGCCGGTGCAGGTGGCGGTCTGCGGCAGCGCGGGTGCGTTGAGCAGCGCCGCCGGCGGCGCCTGCAGCGGTTTGCCGCTGGCGCAGGACCAGATTGAGGTTTACGTGTCCTATGCGTATGGCGCCCATCCGCTCATCCCGTCCGTGCCGCTCTTGCAGGCGGCGCTGATGCCGGCCTCCAGCGTACTGAGCGCGCGCGCCACGGTGCATCTGGGCAATGCCCTGGGCGGGGGAGGCTGA
- a CDS encoding TadE/TadG family type IV pilus assembly protein has product MRAYPQRPVGKTPRQRQRGIAALEFSLTLTLLLLFICGVVGFGALFWMQQQLAAAAADGARAAVHARFNGQADVPAAACLAAMGSFSAGSAVLCSTTRAPCAWTGAGGRQADCATVAMTYNTQSWPLLETVRGLITALPGTNRNWVPSRLRSQAVVQISQGTP; this is encoded by the coding sequence ATGCGCGCCTATCCGCAACGCCCTGTGGGCAAGACGCCACGCCAGCGTCAGCGCGGCATCGCGGCCCTGGAGTTCTCGCTGACGCTCACCCTGCTGCTGCTTTTCATCTGCGGCGTGGTCGGGTTCGGCGCGCTGTTCTGGATGCAGCAACAGTTGGCCGCCGCCGCGGCCGACGGCGCGCGCGCCGCGGTCCATGCCCGCTTCAACGGCCAGGCCGACGTGCCGGCGGCGGCCTGCCTGGCGGCGATGGGTAGCTTTTCCGCCGGTTCGGCGGTGCTGTGCAGCACGACGCGGGCGCCTTGCGCCTGGACCGGGGCGGGCGGCAGGCAAGCGGATTGCGCCACCGTCGCCATGACCTACAACACCCAGTCCTGGCCGCTGCTGGAGACCGTGCGCGGGCTGATCACCGCCTTGCCGGGCACGAACCGGAACTGGGTGCCGAGCCGGTTGCGTTCGCAGGCCGTCGTGCAGATATCGCAGGGGACACCATGA